From the Paenibacillus sp. R14(2021) genome, the window AAATCCCATTCTCGACAATAATCCGACTTGTCGCAGTGCATTTTTGTCCAGCAGAGCGGAATCCACCGCTAATAATCATGGAGATTGTCTTATCCAGATTGGCATCATTTAACACGATTGCTGCGTTCTTACCGCCCATCTCGGTTTGGTATTTTATATTTCTTCGGGCACATACTTCGGCAACATGCTGCCCCGTAGCGGTAGATCCCGTGAAACTGACGGCATGAAGTGTAACTTGTTCCAGCAATACATCACCTATTTTACTTCCCTTGCCTATTACGAGATTTAACGTCCCCTCCGGTAATCCAGCAGCAGCGAAAATTTCCACCATTTTGCTTGCTGTCAGTGAGGCAAATTCCGCCGGCTTCCATATGACCGTATTTCCACAAATCAGTGCAGGAGCTATTTTCCAAATTGGAATAGCGACTGGAAAATTCCATGGTGTGATAATGCCTACAACACCAAGAGGCGTTCTCTTCGTAAATTGAAGTACATCTGCCTCGCTGGATGGAATGACCTGTCCATTGGCCCGAACACCTTCGGCAGCATAATACCGAAGGAGGTTAACACCGCGCATCACTTCTCCGCGCATTTCGGTGATAGGTTTACCCATCTCCTTACTTGCGATCATAGCGAGGTCATCAAGTTTCACTTCCAGAGCAGCTGCCATTTTATAAAGATGGCTCGCTCTTACCGCTCCTGTCTGACGGGACCAACTATTGAATGCCGTACTAGCCGCATCCTCCGCTTGCCTTACATGAGATGCATCAGATAAATGCAGCACGCCGACCTCCTCGTTCAGATTCGACGGATTCTTTATGACAATTGTACCTGCATTCGGAGTCACCCACTCGCCTCCGATCCAGTTTTGGCTGCTCAGCATGCATGAATCTCCTCCTTGTGTCGTTATTAATTCATAATGGCTATTAACGTTGAACTGCGAACTCGTAAGCCTTTTTGATTGCTTCATAGTCTGCTGCAGGTAGCGGTAATCTCGGCGGGCGTGTTGGGCCGACTGGGAATCCGGCTAATTCCATCATGTACTTAATGGATTGAACAAGCTGCGGGCTTGCATCATAATGGAACAGCGGTAACAGATGGCGGTAAAGCTCTTTAGCCTCTTTAAGCTTACCTTCTCGTGCAAGCTTAAAGAGCTCTACACCTTCCTTCGGTAATGCATTCGGAACACCGGAAATCCAGCCTGTAGCTCCGAATAATGGTCCTTCCATTGCAAGGTCATCTACACCAATCATGACCTCTAAATTCGTTTTTTCCAAAATCTCATGAACACGACGGATGTCGCCAGAGAACTCTTTGACTGCTACAACATTTTCAATTTGGGATAGTCTTGCTAGTAGATCAGGTGTCAAATCTACTTTATAATCATGAGGATTATTGTAGGCAATGATTGGTAGTCCAACGGTACTTAGCGCCTCATAATGTGCAATTACTTCATGCTCCAATGGCTTATAGTTAATAGGTGGTAACGCCATGACCCCTGCTGCTCCTGTTTCTTTCGCATGCCGTACCCAGGCAACAGCCTGCCCAGTTGAAGGAGAAGCAGAACCAACAACAACCGGCACACGTCCTGCAGATGCAGCAATAACGGTTTCAACCACTTTTGCGCGTTCTTCGTTGGACATCGTCGCATATTCCCCAAGCGAACCTGTAGGCACCAGACCATGTACACCTTGTTGAATCAGCCAATCGCACAGTTCTGCTAATCGTTTATAATCAACCTCAAATGTGGATGTGAATGGAGTAACAATCGCGACATATACACCTTCAAAACGTGCCATGTATCATAATCCCCTCTCATTTTTTTGAATATTCAAAAAATAATTTTCAAATGAATAACTATCTTAATAGAAAACCCTTGGAAAAAGGATCCGAAGGATCCAGAACAAAATTCATCCAACCTAATAAATAAGCATCTGCTTTATATCTTGGTGTAATTGAGATTTGTTGATCACTACCAGAAGTAATTAAGGTACACGTTGCTTTAGCACCAGCAATCCCACTATAGATTACCTTTTCATTCGGCATAAGTTCTCCTCGCTCGAACATAACCATTACATGCGCACATGTTCCAGTACCTCCGGGTGATCGGTCACACTGATCATCTGCAAGAATAGTAACAGCTCGAAAATGACGCTCTAAAGAATCTTCGATCACGGATTCATACATAAATACCCCATGTATACCATGAATGAACA encodes:
- a CDS encoding aldehyde dehydrogenase family protein; this encodes MSSQNWIGGEWVTPNAGTIVIKNPSNLNEEVGVLHLSDASHVRQAEDAASTAFNSWSRQTGAVRASHLYKMAAALEVKLDDLAMIASKEMGKPITEMRGEVMRGVNLLRYYAAEGVRANGQVIPSSEADVLQFTKRTPLGVVGIITPWNFPVAIPIWKIAPALICGNTVIWKPAEFASLTASKMVEIFAAAGLPEGTLNLVIGKGSKIGDVLLEQVTLHAVSFTGSTATGQHVAEVCARRNIKYQTEMGGKNAAIVLNDANLDKTISMIISGGFRSAGQKCTATSRIIVENGIYDRFVEMLIKAMSSVKMGDSLDSSVYLGPVASESQHKSVMSYVNLAREQAEIVVEGGRSESINEGYYIRPLVAASVDVNHPLVQEEIFGPVATLLKASDFEEAISLCNRTVFGLSASLFTSDLSYAHRFLDEAQAGMVRVNQETAGVEYQAPFGGVKMSSSHSREQGQAALDFYSEIKTCAVSYA
- a CDS encoding dihydrodipicolinate synthase family protein; protein product: MARFEGVYVAIVTPFTSTFEVDYKRLAELCDWLIQQGVHGLVPTGSLGEYATMSNEERAKVVETVIAASAGRVPVVVGSASPSTGQAVAWVRHAKETGAAGVMALPPINYKPLEHEVIAHYEALSTVGLPIIAYNNPHDYKVDLTPDLLARLSQIENVVAVKEFSGDIRRVHEILEKTNLEVMIGVDDLAMEGPLFGATGWISGVPNALPKEGVELFKLAREGKLKEAKELYRHLLPLFHYDASPQLVQSIKYMMELAGFPVGPTRPPRLPLPAADYEAIKKAYEFAVQR